From a single Bacillus sp. NEB1478 genomic region:
- a CDS encoding ABC transporter ATP-binding protein has translation MIELADVSKKLKDTYVLKNVSYTFEKGKIYGIYGKNGSGKTMLLRSLAGLLIPTEGRILIDNKQLHQDISVPPSVGIIIENMQLLPQFDAYKNLKMIAKIKKTATDEDIESSIERVGLDPHSHLKVKKYSLGMKQRLNLAQAIFEKPDLLLLDEPTNAIDEKGVSQVHKLLLEEKERGATIIIASHHKDDLSLLCDKTIKMSDGLLIDEQF, from the coding sequence ATGATTGAACTTGCAGATGTAAGTAAAAAATTGAAAGATACGTATGTATTGAAAAATGTCTCTTATACGTTTGAAAAAGGAAAAATCTACGGCATCTACGGTAAGAATGGGTCAGGAAAAACGATGCTGCTCCGCTCTTTAGCAGGACTGCTTATTCCGACAGAAGGCCGTATATTAATAGATAACAAACAGCTTCATCAAGATATTTCCGTCCCTCCGAGTGTTGGGATCATTATTGAAAACATGCAGCTCCTGCCCCAATTCGATGCTTATAAAAATCTCAAAATGATAGCTAAAATCAAAAAAACGGCAACAGACGAAGATATTGAATCGTCGATCGAACGAGTAGGACTCGACCCTCATTCCCATCTAAAAGTAAAAAAGTACTCATTAGGGATGAAACAAAGATTGAACTTAGCTCAGGCGATTTTTGAAAAACCGGATCTCCTGTTGCTGGATGAACCAACAAATGCGATCGATGAAAAAGGTGTAAGCCAAGTCCACAAACTGCTTTTAGAAGAAAAAGAACGCGGCGCTACCATCATCATCGCCAGCCATCATAAAGACGATCTTTCCTTGTTATGTGACAAAACAATAAAAATGTCCGACGGATTATTGATCGATGAACAATTTTAA
- a CDS encoding DUF2705 family protein, with the protein MIKNRVFFLLVILTMVVQVLFMNDFDTLYSSFPFLDGVPITPSYSLETIFLLYWFLPIVAMSFYFSGSCSDNLKHYGKILITRNYSRSRWMLNQYFSVLIVLLTFCLIQFIIFSLLFINETTSLQPVAAIKLFIMYFFTLSTLFSFQLALELYLSPQLSQLIVNGYIVVSVLFTQQIYNSALKLMNYLLIPNYAMGFKTGLTPIPAFQTDLISFLFGLFILIILMACTVVLSVVRIRKMDIY; encoded by the coding sequence ATGATTAAAAATAGAGTCTTCTTTTTACTCGTGATCCTGACAATGGTCGTGCAAGTCCTATTCATGAATGATTTTGATACGTTGTATTCTTCGTTTCCGTTTCTGGATGGAGTACCCATTACGCCGTCTTACAGTTTAGAAACTATTTTTTTACTTTATTGGTTTCTACCGATCGTCGCTATGAGCTTTTATTTTTCAGGATCATGCAGCGATAATCTCAAACATTACGGAAAGATTCTAATTACGAGAAACTACAGCAGATCCAGATGGATGTTGAATCAGTACTTTTCGGTGCTTATCGTCCTTTTAACCTTTTGTCTCATTCAGTTCATCATTTTCTCACTGTTGTTTATCAATGAAACGACTAGTCTGCAGCCCGTGGCAGCAATCAAACTTTTTATCATGTACTTCTTTACACTCTCAACGCTTTTTAGTTTTCAGTTAGCACTAGAGCTCTATCTTTCACCGCAGCTATCGCAGTTGATCGTAAACGGATACATCGTCGTTTCCGTCCTTTTTACGCAGCAAATTTATAACTCTGCTCTCAAATTAATGAACTACTTGCTCATACCGAACTATGCAATGGGCTTTAAAACAGGATTAACGCCAATACCAGCGTTCCAAACTGATCTCATTTCATTCCTATTCGGATTATTCATCCTTATCATCCTAATGGCGTGCACAGTCGTCCTCTCAGTTGTGAGGATTAGAAAAATGGATATCTATTAA
- a CDS encoding WxPxxD family membrane protein yields MTGKRIISIFGIILFFIIVWFITNSRYIGASTVQSLIIMNNSAFGYNSLKAFTLFYPVPFLFFLNYFFLFEKSYTLIRQPREKLYIQFVFKILIMALLFSFIQMVINDLLSAIFMDSQLLADNQFFLISLLQMVVLTVYLVWMGIFYRWIYDVSNSSTLAIFVTYLFLGCLYFAGLLLIPANMWDPIKELNIFQPLLEQEKTLSAVWLTVGKQVMLAVMFYLVGSSIFLKKDILTND; encoded by the coding sequence ATGACGGGTAAAAGGATTATTAGTATATTCGGTATCATTTTATTCTTTATCATTGTGTGGTTCATCACCAATAGCCGTTATATCGGTGCTTCTACAGTGCAGTCTTTAATCATTATGAATAACAGTGCATTCGGTTATAACTCGTTAAAAGCGTTCACTCTGTTTTATCCCGTGCCATTTCTGTTCTTTTTAAATTATTTTTTTCTGTTTGAAAAATCGTACACACTCATTAGACAGCCTAGAGAAAAACTTTATATCCAATTTGTCTTTAAAATTCTCATCATGGCTCTTTTATTTTCGTTTATACAAATGGTCATTAACGACCTATTGAGCGCTATTTTTATGGATTCTCAACTATTAGCAGATAACCAGTTCTTCCTCATCAGTCTGCTTCAGATGGTGGTGCTCACGGTTTATCTGGTGTGGATGGGTATCTTTTATCGATGGATTTATGATGTGAGCAACTCTAGTACGCTCGCAATCTTTGTTACATATTTATTTTTAGGATGCCTTTATTTCGCCGGTCTTCTACTGATACCAGCGAATATGTGGGATCCGATTAAGGAACTTAACATTTTTCAGCCTTTATTGGAACAGGAAAAGACCTTGTCAGCTGTTTGGTTAACGGTCGGTAAACAGGTCATGTTAGCTGTTATGTTTTATTTAGTCGGCTCCTCCATCTTTTTAAAGAAGGATATTCTAACCAATGATTAA
- a CDS encoding DUF2712 domain-containing protein, which yields MKNTVKKFYRVGLAGVMGLSLLAVGNMAFASNDNVPYSFTLKPGYGNSYSAERYRQTSDTSNKWKVNLSYSSEGAGTVATFWLDKSTTQVSDTHDVAQGSGNHYYTAFSTANQHDVRLGAENNNYSANSYSISGYWDEEIN from the coding sequence ATGAAGAACACGGTTAAAAAGTTTTACCGCGTAGGCTTGGCTGGAGTTATGGGGTTATCATTACTTGCAGTAGGAAACATGGCATTTGCAAGTAACGACAACGTTCCCTACAGCTTTACGTTGAAGCCTGGATATGGAAACTCATATTCAGCTGAAAGGTATCGCCAAACATCTGATACTAGCAACAAGTGGAAAGTAAATCTTTCTTATTCTAGTGAAGGTGCTGGAACGGTCGCTACTTTTTGGTTAGATAAGAGCACTACACAAGTATCTGATACTCATGATGTAGCACAAGGTTCTGGAAATCATTATTATACGGCTTTCAGTACTGCCAATCAGCATGATGTTAGATTAGGTGCAGAAAACAATAACTACTCAGCTAACAGTTACAGCATCTCAGGATACTGGGACGAAGAAATCAACTAA
- a CDS encoding helix-turn-helix domain-containing protein produces MMILDMERLGEEIFNLRKYYKMSQKELAEGICSQAAISKIESGECFPGIDTLYLISIKLRVEITYFISLLFQERNGYISTTIEWIEKLNTNKNYEELYEITKFERSNNLKSYGYQYEQFINWHYYLASYYLKFMSYVEVTDQLKELLSANNLLDQDNYQDLKIHNSIAAIYAENKDYTNSYKYYEAILNKTIYIDSFKKFRIKVMYNLSKVYTLDQRYNDALQIIDQAIDDSLKQESFYVLGQLYYQKGLCFENLKESYDKISLNYKNAIFIFKLQNKDMYMDLIKEKKQQFLGERKDVLSAGE; encoded by the coding sequence ATGATGATTTTAGATATGGAGAGACTTGGTGAGGAAATCTTTAATCTACGCAAATATTATAAGATGTCCCAAAAAGAACTGGCAGAAGGAATATGCTCACAAGCTGCTATCAGCAAAATAGAGTCTGGGGAATGTTTTCCTGGTATAGATACTTTATATTTAATTTCGATTAAACTTCGAGTGGAGATTACTTACTTTATCTCCTTATTGTTTCAAGAACGTAATGGATATATTTCTACCACGATCGAGTGGATTGAAAAACTGAATACCAATAAAAATTATGAGGAACTGTATGAAATCACGAAGTTTGAACGCTCAAACAACCTAAAATCATACGGCTATCAATATGAACAGTTTATTAATTGGCATTACTATTTAGCTTCCTATTACCTGAAGTTCATGTCTTATGTTGAGGTTACCGATCAATTAAAGGAATTGCTATCCGCTAATAATTTATTGGATCAAGATAACTATCAAGATTTAAAAATACATAATTCAATAGCAGCGATCTATGCGGAAAATAAAGACTACACAAACAGTTATAAATATTATGAGGCGATCTTAAATAAGACAATCTATATCGATTCATTTAAAAAATTCCGCATTAAAGTAATGTATAACCTTTCAAAAGTGTATACTCTGGATCAAAGATATAATGATGCTTTACAAATCATTGATCAAGCCATTGATGATAGCTTAAAGCAGGAAAGCTTTTATGTCCTTGGGCAGCTTTATTATCAAAAAGGTCTTTGCTTTGAAAACTTAAAGGAAAGTTATGACAAGATCTCCCTAAATTATAAAAATGCCATCTTTATTTTCAAACTGCAAAATAAAGATATGTATATGGACCTGATTAAAGAGAAAAAACAGCAGTTTCTTGGTGAAAGAAAAGATGTACTTTCGGCTGGAGAGTAG
- a CDS encoding SGNH/GDSL hydrolase family protein, with product MNFKKIIMITTLLFLLAAVLIYVKQHKESTNENKYEGKTWVTIGDSITYQNGYQPLVDQTFHFGKIKNFGKSAYTTEMLVNEMDTWENGAALVTFFAGTNNFGQNVDLDVTKRSTDQIFRHLKEKYPAADIVVVLPSQRWGFMRDPIPEPTMKNHKGITLQQYCDTIEETAKKHKLPVIDLYHNSGITKDNIDTYTKDGLHPNKKGFKKIANVMSDFFIRF from the coding sequence ATGAACTTTAAAAAAATCATTATGATCACTACACTGCTGTTTCTCCTTGCAGCTGTTCTCATTTACGTAAAACAACATAAAGAATCAACTAACGAAAACAAATACGAGGGCAAGACATGGGTCACAATCGGAGACAGTATTACGTATCAAAATGGTTATCAGCCTTTAGTCGATCAAACCTTTCATTTTGGAAAAATTAAAAATTTTGGCAAAAGCGCCTATACGACAGAAATGTTAGTAAACGAAATGGACACTTGGGAAAATGGAGCTGCACTCGTTACGTTTTTCGCTGGAACAAATAATTTTGGACAAAATGTAGACTTAGATGTAACGAAGCGTTCAACTGATCAGATTTTTCGTCATTTAAAAGAAAAATATCCTGCAGCTGATATCGTGGTTGTTTTACCTTCACAAAGGTGGGGTTTCATGCGTGACCCCATACCCGAACCTACCATGAAAAACCACAAAGGAATCACGCTCCAGCAATATTGTGATACCATCGAAGAAACGGCTAAAAAACACAAACTTCCTGTAATCGATTTGTACCATAATTCAGGGATTACAAAGGACAACATTGATACGTATACTAAAGACGGACTTCATCCGAATAAAAAAGGATTCAAAAAAATCGCTAACGTGATGAGTGATTTTTTCATTCGGTTTTGA
- a CDS encoding tetratricopeptide repeat protein, translating to MIRGTKIKYYRSVRNLTQKELAAGICSIPYLSKVENSILVPSDEILGLLCERLQINFNEVSPKETIEKLKQEMLDWYEVIKLRDTISSNRYYDELKEPAESIDDVEVLAFYKVMCARHFLLLEKYEEADHYLKIAHSIISYVPKNIGNYYLYFKGLYEYLNGNLEDALEYYLSIKGYIDEPEYFYQLGLIYTRMNKITLSILHTEKALLEFNKQIMFSKVIDCYILLGVNYNRIREFEEAKTYLLKALNAAQTIQSTEDVRDSIHHNLGCVYQGQNDSKKAIRHFLKAIEHKKSYKGRENTIYLLAKEWNVLGHKQESLTWIEIGLKLLGNTITSHTYLLKIMKFHVRDRIDCEEYLELLRDEAVPFYEQRKDLFNMERCYELLANYYSSQKLYKSSRECLLKAYELRKAQ from the coding sequence ATGATCAGAGGGACGAAGATTAAGTATTATCGAAGTGTAAGAAATCTTACTCAAAAGGAACTGGCAGCGGGAATCTGTTCGATTCCTTACTTGAGTAAAGTCGAAAACAGTATCTTAGTACCTTCTGATGAAATCCTTGGGTTGCTTTGTGAACGGTTACAGATCAATTTTAATGAGGTTTCTCCAAAAGAGACCATAGAAAAATTAAAACAAGAGATGCTGGACTGGTACGAAGTTATCAAATTAAGGGACACTATTTCTTCTAACCGTTATTATGATGAACTAAAGGAACCCGCAGAATCTATAGATGATGTTGAGGTATTAGCGTTCTATAAAGTAATGTGCGCCAGACATTTCCTCTTGTTAGAAAAATATGAAGAAGCCGATCACTATTTGAAAATTGCCCATTCTATTATAAGTTATGTTCCTAAAAACATAGGAAACTATTATCTTTACTTTAAAGGTTTATATGAGTATCTGAACGGAAACTTAGAGGATGCGTTAGAATACTATTTATCTATTAAAGGCTATATTGATGAACCGGAGTATTTTTATCAGCTAGGACTGATCTATACCCGGATGAATAAGATCACGTTATCTATTCTACATACGGAAAAAGCTCTTCTGGAGTTCAATAAGCAAATCATGTTTTCTAAAGTTATTGACTGTTACATCTTATTGGGAGTCAATTACAATAGAATACGAGAATTTGAAGAGGCAAAAACGTACCTTCTTAAAGCTTTAAACGCTGCACAAACCATACAGAGTACAGAAGATGTGAGAGATTCGATCCACCATAATCTTGGGTGCGTCTATCAAGGACAAAACGATTCAAAAAAGGCAATCCGCCATTTCTTAAAAGCGATCGAACATAAAAAGAGTTATAAAGGCAGAGAGAATACCATCTATCTGCTTGCGAAAGAGTGGAATGTCTTGGGTCACAAGCAAGAAAGCCTCACTTGGATTGAGATTGGATTAAAATTGTTAGGAAATACCATTACCTCGCATACCTATCTGCTAAAAATCATGAAATTTCATGTAAGAGATCGAATAGATTGTGAAGAATATTTGGAACTGCTGAGGGATGAGGCAGTGCCGTTCTATGAACAAAGAAAAGATTTGTTTAACATGGAACGATGCTATGAGCTTCTGGCTAACTATTATTCTTCACAAAAATTGTATAAGAGTTCAAGGGAATGTCTATTGAAAGCGTATGAATTGAGAAAAGCTCAATAG
- a CDS encoding EAL domain-containing protein, with translation MSENQTRYSRLAHITKLINTKLELEDVLKHVVSAISEEIVQCDSIGIYLPQDDGTFRGFVGKPEVINGNTLTNLVIDPNVDLLAKEVLERKEAIYIPDTSKDDRPDPRPIRAFSIKSLLCLPIFNGDETYGLVFLFDYGIPMDLSDSEIQTVQAYVNMAAVAIRNTKSLHRKESLLAEKQLLLDVNRELSECSTMQAVLDTCFLYVGKVLGNTNIAAHIIDPIAERKLRPASLSKESDWTEENWKKKHGQIEVDFKKDLMFQEVIMTKKAVYIPDVFQDPRPNHDACRSFGIKGMYTMPLIAMGEVLGTIPVANLKDSYRNYKDVDLQLAQSIVDATALALFNLLFVEKQEIIIQERTSQLMQKNEALNEAVSKLSRLSREVELILDSAGEGIFGLDLNGNFTFCNPAAVKMLGYSDKEELIGLPFYEIYRSIKCNGLNGEFIIPENSFLTDKHFCKMDGTTIPVEFVTSTIKEEDHIVGYVITFKDNTIRKKMEEKIKYLAYYDSSTNLPNRILFRDKLNEELVDAEQNNEQLAVMFLDLDRFKTINDTMGHSFGDELLKKVAERLVSFIPKAYTLSRQGGDEFTIIMPKLTSEDAVKELSEEILDSFTRSFSLDGNEVFIKTSIGISLYPRDGADSDTLIKNADTAMYKAKESSGGNYCFYKNHMDFRSLDGIKLESDLNKALENDQFVIYYQPQVDFVNKKITGVEALIRWNHPVRGMISPGEFIPIAEETGLIVPIGEWVLRNACKQIKEWHNQGLPPVYLSVNMAAQQFTQKKLIPMIHDILQETELSPEFLVLELTENAIIQDTKMTLCIMQKLKELGIRIAIDDFGTGYSSLGYLKNFPIDTLKIDQTFVRDIVQDKNNAAITNTIISLAKNLNLNVIAEGVETKEQIDFLLSSECSHMQGYYFSPPVSGEKVEELFYSTIKN, from the coding sequence ATGTCAGAGAATCAAACGAGATATTCCCGATTAGCCCATATTACAAAGTTGATCAATACGAAATTGGAATTAGAAGATGTGTTAAAACACGTGGTTTCGGCCATTTCTGAAGAGATCGTTCAGTGTGATTCCATAGGCATCTATTTGCCGCAGGATGATGGAACGTTTAGGGGATTTGTTGGGAAACCGGAAGTAATTAATGGGAATACGTTAACGAACCTTGTCATTGATCCGAATGTGGATTTGTTGGCGAAGGAAGTTTTGGAGAGAAAAGAAGCGATTTATATTCCGGATACGTCAAAGGATGATCGACCGGATCCAAGGCCGATCAGAGCGTTCAGTATCAAGTCGCTCCTCTGTTTGCCGATTTTCAACGGTGATGAGACGTATGGGTTAGTGTTTTTGTTCGATTACGGTATTCCAATGGATTTGTCCGATTCTGAAATCCAGACGGTTCAGGCTTATGTGAACATGGCAGCCGTTGCGATTCGAAACACGAAAAGCCTGCATAGAAAGGAAAGCCTTCTTGCTGAAAAGCAGCTTTTGCTTGATGTGAACCGGGAGCTGTCCGAATGTTCGACGATGCAGGCTGTGCTGGACACATGCTTTTTATATGTCGGAAAGGTGCTCGGCAACACCAATATAGCAGCGCACATCATCGATCCGATCGCGGAACGAAAGCTTCGGCCAGCAAGCCTCAGTAAAGAGAGTGACTGGACGGAAGAGAACTGGAAGAAGAAGCATGGCCAGATCGAGGTCGATTTTAAAAAGGACCTTATGTTTCAGGAAGTCATCATGACGAAAAAAGCGGTTTATATTCCTGATGTGTTCCAGGATCCAAGGCCGAATCATGATGCTTGCCGCAGCTTTGGAATCAAAGGGATGTACACGATGCCGCTCATTGCGATGGGAGAGGTGCTTGGAACTATTCCGGTGGCAAACTTGAAGGATAGCTATCGAAATTATAAGGACGTGGATCTTCAGCTTGCACAGTCGATTGTTGATGCGACCGCATTGGCGCTGTTCAATCTTCTTTTTGTTGAAAAACAGGAGATCATCATTCAAGAACGAACGTCACAGCTGATGCAAAAAAATGAGGCGCTAAACGAAGCAGTCAGTAAGTTGAGCCGGTTGAGCCGTGAAGTCGAACTGATTCTGGATTCTGCTGGTGAAGGAATTTTTGGACTAGATCTGAATGGGAACTTTACGTTCTGTAATCCTGCCGCGGTCAAAATGCTCGGCTATTCAGACAAAGAAGAGCTGATTGGACTGCCTTTTTATGAGATATACCGCTCGATCAAATGCAATGGATTGAATGGAGAATTTATCATTCCCGAAAACTCATTCCTAACGGACAAACATTTTTGCAAGATGGATGGGACGACCATACCCGTCGAATTTGTTACTTCCACGATTAAGGAAGAGGATCATATTGTTGGCTATGTGATCACGTTCAAAGACAATACGATTCGAAAAAAGATGGAAGAAAAAATAAAATATCTTGCGTATTACGACAGTTCCACTAACTTGCCCAACCGAATTTTGTTCAGAGACAAGTTGAATGAAGAGCTGGTTGATGCTGAACAAAACAATGAGCAGCTGGCTGTTATGTTCTTGGACCTTGACCGTTTTAAAACGATCAATGACACGATGGGGCATAGTTTTGGTGATGAACTTCTAAAGAAGGTGGCGGAGCGCCTTGTTTCCTTTATCCCTAAAGCATATACGCTCTCGAGACAGGGTGGAGATGAATTCACCATCATCATGCCGAAGCTAACGAGTGAAGACGCTGTAAAGGAGCTTTCTGAAGAAATATTAGATTCGTTCACGCGTTCTTTTAGCTTGGATGGCAACGAGGTCTTTATTAAGACGAGCATCGGAATCAGCCTATATCCGCGTGATGGCGCAGATTCTGATACGTTAATAAAAAATGCAGATACGGCGATGTACAAAGCGAAAGAATCATCAGGCGGAAATTATTGTTTTTATAAAAATCATATGGATTTCCGTTCGCTCGACGGCATTAAGCTGGAGAGTGACTTGAACAAGGCTTTAGAAAATGATCAGTTTGTCATCTACTATCAGCCTCAAGTGGATTTTGTGAATAAAAAAATCACTGGTGTTGAAGCGTTGATCCGCTGGAACCATCCGGTTAGAGGGATGATTTCACCAGGAGAATTTATTCCGATTGCGGAAGAAACGGGCTTGATCGTACCGATCGGGGAGTGGGTGCTGCGTAATGCTTGTAAGCAGATTAAAGAGTGGCACAATCAAGGACTTCCACCTGTGTATTTATCCGTGAACATGGCGGCACAGCAGTTTACGCAAAAGAAACTTATCCCGATGATTCATGACATCCTTCAGGAAACTGAGCTGTCTCCGGAGTTTCTTGTGCTGGAATTGACGGAAAACGCCATCATTCAAGATACAAAAATGACGTTATGCATCATGCAAAAGTTGAAAGAACTCGGTATTCGAATCGCGATCGACGACTTTGGAACGGGTTATTCATCGCTTGGTTACTTGAAAAACTTCCCGATTGATACGTTAAAAATTGACCAGACGTTCGTGAGGGACATCGTCCAAGATAAAAACAACGCTGCCATTACAAACACGATCATCTCTTTGGCGAAAAACTTGAACTTAAACGTGATCGCAGAAGGTGTAGAAACGAAGGAACAAATTGATTTTCTACTGTCCAGCGAGTGTTCGCACATGCAGGGGTATTATTTCAGTCCGCCTGTAAGTGGAGAAAAGGTTGAGGAATTGTTTTATTCTACGATTAAAAACTAA
- a CDS encoding thiamine pyrophosphate-binding protein — protein MKAVKSVLDFFRSGGVEYIFGIPAGSVNAFFDELYEMPEIKPVVTKHEGAASYMAATYAKYSKKLGVCIASSGPGGTNLITGAANAMREHLPVLFLTGAVPVNTEGLNASQELDADPIFKPVTKYSVTVRDSSQLLDEVAKAVEIALSGVPGPVHVAMPIDVQLESVDEVVLPAFPKREVLVPEASIIQDSARTMIESKGGGYVFIGQGIRGSVELLVELAELLEWPIISTPQAKGFIPSDHPLNAGVFGFAGHESASELVNDGNGSTLLVIGSSLGETATNNWNANLAKDRKVIQIDFDVTVFNRKYNVDYPILGDVNVSLEMLIGELRRLGLERTSVEWTSKKGSRVDEEYNTQNVLLKLQEYLPKTNRYTIDIGEFMSYVIHYMKVLDPDTFDINVHFGAMGSGLSAALGSAFADPARPVACITGDGCFFMHGMEVLTAKENNLPILFVVMNNARLGMVYHGHSLQYKRSHPSFEQEPVNIAKMAEAFGIPSARVERLEDINLDMLSSLQNNAGPAVLEIALVDNNVPPMGDRVKFLSSFGK, from the coding sequence TTGAAAGCAGTAAAATCAGTATTGGACTTTTTTCGAAGTGGCGGAGTAGAGTACATTTTTGGAATTCCTGCCGGTTCCGTGAACGCTTTTTTCGACGAACTATATGAAATGCCCGAAATAAAACCAGTCGTTACAAAACATGAGGGCGCGGCTTCTTACATGGCAGCCACTTATGCGAAGTACTCTAAAAAGCTGGGGGTTTGTATCGCGAGCAGCGGTCCTGGTGGAACGAACCTGATCACAGGCGCAGCAAATGCGATGAGAGAGCATCTTCCCGTTTTATTTTTGACAGGTGCCGTGCCGGTGAATACAGAAGGACTAAACGCTTCACAAGAATTGGACGCTGATCCGATCTTCAAACCTGTCACAAAGTACAGTGTGACCGTGAGAGATTCGAGCCAGCTTTTAGATGAGGTAGCGAAAGCGGTAGAGATCGCCTTATCCGGTGTTCCCGGACCCGTTCATGTTGCAATGCCGATCGATGTGCAGCTGGAGTCGGTGGATGAAGTGGTGTTGCCGGCATTCCCAAAAAGAGAAGTGTTGGTCCCAGAGGCGAGCATCATTCAAGACTCAGCGCGAACCATGATCGAATCAAAGGGCGGCGGTTACGTTTTTATCGGACAAGGGATCAGAGGATCCGTTGAGTTGCTGGTTGAACTGGCGGAGCTATTGGAATGGCCGATCATTTCCACGCCTCAAGCGAAAGGCTTTATTCCGTCAGACCATCCATTAAATGCAGGAGTGTTCGGCTTTGCCGGTCATGAAAGTGCATCAGAACTTGTTAATGATGGGAATGGCAGCACACTTTTAGTGATCGGATCGAGTCTTGGTGAAACGGCAACAAACAACTGGAACGCGAACCTCGCGAAAGACCGTAAAGTGATTCAAATTGACTTTGATGTGACAGTGTTTAACAGAAAGTATAATGTAGATTATCCGATTTTAGGAGATGTGAATGTCAGTTTGGAAATGCTGATTGGCGAACTGCGCCGCTTAGGACTGGAGAGAACATCAGTAGAATGGACTTCTAAAAAAGGCAGTAGAGTGGATGAAGAGTACAATACGCAAAACGTATTGCTGAAATTGCAAGAATACCTTCCGAAAACAAACCGTTATACGATCGACATCGGTGAGTTCATGTCCTACGTGATTCACTACATGAAGGTGTTGGATCCCGATACATTTGATATAAACGTCCACTTTGGCGCGATGGGAAGCGGATTGAGTGCTGCTTTAGGATCTGCGTTTGCTGATCCTGCACGGCCGGTGGCATGTATAACAGGCGATGGCTGCTTCTTCATGCACGGGATGGAAGTGTTGACGGCAAAAGAAAATAACTTGCCAATCCTGTTTGTGGTCATGAACAACGCTCGTTTAGGTATGGTGTATCACGGCCATTCGCTTCAATACAAACGTTCACACCCAAGCTTTGAACAAGAACCGGTGAACATCGCAAAAATGGCAGAAGCATTTGGAATCCCAAGTGCACGAGTTGAGCGACTAGAAGACATTAATTTGGATATGCTGAGTTCATTGCAAAATAATGCGGGACCAGCCGTACTCGAAATCGCGTTGGTGGACAATAACGTACCACCAATGGGCGATCGCGTTAAGTTTTTATCTTCGTTTGGGAAGTAA